In Quercus robur chromosome 10, dhQueRobu3.1, whole genome shotgun sequence, a genomic segment contains:
- the LOC126702013 gene encoding uncharacterized protein LOC126702013, protein MADQNLKPELFELNNGTMRALITNLGCTITSLSVPDKDGKLADVVLGFDSLEPYLKGAAPYFGSIVGRVANRIKDGKFKLNGVDYSLPINKPPNSLHGGHQGFDKKVWEATNITKGENPSITFKYHSSDGEEGYPGDVSVTATYTLTSSTTMRLDMEAVPNKPTPISLAQHTYWNLAGHNSGNILDHSIQIRANHVTPVDQNTIPTGEIMPVKGTPFDFTAERRIGESIHEVGLGYDHNYVLDCGEEKAGLKHAAKVKDPSSSRILNLWSNAPGMQFYTGNYVNGVVGKGGAVYGKHAGLCLETQGFPNAINQPNFPSIVVQSGEKYQHTMLFEFSVE, encoded by the exons ATGGCCGATCAAAATCTGAAGCCCGAGCTTTTCGAACTCAACAATGGAACCATGCGTGCACTCATCACCAACCTGGGCTGCACCATCACTTCCTTGTCTGTACCTGACAAAGAtg GCAAATTGGCTGATGTTGTTCTTGGATTCGACTCTCTTGAACCATATCTA AAAGGTGCTGCACCCTATTTTGGCAGCATCGTTGGTCGGGTTGCAAACCGAATCAAAGATGGGAAGTTTAAACTCAATGGGGTTGATTACTCTTTGCCTATCAACAAGCCCCCAAACAGTCTCCATG GTGGGCACCAGGGATTTGATAAGAAGGTTTGGGAGGCAACTAATATTACGAAGGGCGAGAATCCATCCATCACTTTCAAATATCACAGTTCTGATGGGGAGGAAG GTTACCCGGGTGATGTCTCTGTGACTGCGACTTACACGCTTACTTCAAGCACAACAATGAGGCTTGACATGGAAGCTGTGCCAAACAAGCCAACTCCAATCAGCTTAGCTCAGCATACATATTGGAATTTAGCTGGCCACAACTCTGGAAACATTCTTGACCATTCAATTCAGATTAGGGCAAACCATGTTACTCCCGTGGATCAGAACACAATCCCAACTGGTGAAATCATGCCAGTTAAGGGTACCCCCTTTGATTTCACTGCTGAGAGGAGGATAGGTGAGTCAATCCATGAGGTTGGTTTAGGGTATGATCACAACTATGTTCTGGACTGTGGGGAGGAAAAAGCAGGTTTGAAACATGCTGCAAAAGTGAAGGACCCATCAAGCTCTAGGATCCTTAACTTGTGGAGCAATGCCCCTGGGATGCAGTTTTACACTGGGAACTATGTGAATGGGGTTGTTGGTAAAGGAGGCGCTGTTTATGGAAAGCATGCCGGGCTATGTTTGGAGACTCAGGGATTCCCAAATGCCATAAACCAACCAAACTTCCCTTCTATTGTTGTTCAATCTGGTGAGAAGTATCAACACACAATGTTGTTTGAGTTTTCAGTTGAATAA